The genomic stretch GCCGGCGAGCTACTTCGTGGAAGCCCGTGATCTCGCCGAGGTTCGCGAGGCCGTCGCCTTCGCCCGCGACCGCGGCTTTCCGCTCTTCGTCCTGGGCGGCGGCAGCAACCTGGTGGTGGCCGACCGCGGCTTCCTCGGCCTGGTGCTCAAGATGGCCATCTCCGGCGTGGAAGAGCGCGACGAAGGCGGCAAGCACGTCTTTGAAGCCGGCGCCGGCGAAGACTGGGACGCCCTCGTCGCCCGCGCCGTCGCTCGCGGCTGCGCCGGCATCGAGTGCTTGAGCGGCATTCCCGGAACCGTGGGCGGCACACCCATCCAGAACGTCGGTGCTTACGGGCAGGAGGTCTCCGAGACCATCACCGCCGTGCAGGTGCTCGACCTCGAGGACGGCCAGGTGCGGGAACTCTGCAATCCGGCCTGCGGCTTCGGCTACCGCAGCAGCCTGTTCAACACCACCCACCGCGGCCGTTACCTCGTGCTGCGCGTGAGCTTCGCGCTCACGCGGGGAGGCCCGCCCCGCATCGAGTACGCCGACCTGAAGAAGTTCTTCGCGGCGCGCGCCCGCCGACCCACTCTGGCCGAGACCCGCGAGGCTGTGCGCCAGATCCGCCATAGCAAGGCCATGCTCATCGTTCCCGGCGACGAGGACTGCCGCAGCGCCGGCTCCTTCTTCAAGAACCTCCTGCTCGACGCCGCTGGGTTCGCCCGCTTGGCCGGCGAGACTGCCCGCCGCGGCCTCCAGTTGCCCTCCTTCCCCGGCGCCGAGGGCCGTACCAAGGTCCCCGCCGCCTGGCTGGTGGAGCAGGCGGGCTTCCCGCGCGGCTACCGCCGCGGCCCCGTGGGCATCTCCGGCAAGCACGCGCTGGCCATCGTCAACCGCGGAGGAGCCACCGCCGCCGACATCCTCGCCCTCAAGGACGCGATCCAGCGGCGGGTGGCCCAGGAATTCGGCGTCGAGTTGCAGACGGAGCCTGTTTTTGTGGGCTTCGGGCCCCAGCCCTGAGGGCTTTGGGGAAAAATCCCCCCACAGCGCAACTTGCCGGCCCGGGCATGGTTTAATAAGGGTTGGGGTATGGCCACGACTGCCCAAAGCGCACTGCAGACCCGCACCCCCACCGGCGCCCAAGCCGTGATCCGGGTGGAGGATGTCCACAAGTACTACGAGTTGGGCGAGACCCGCGTGCACGCCCTGCGCGGCGTCAGCCTGCAGGTCCAGCGCGGAGAGTTCGTGGCCATCATGGGGGCTAGCGGCAGCGGCAAGTCCACCTTCATGAACATCCTGGGCTGCCTG from Terriglobales bacterium encodes the following:
- a CDS encoding UDP-N-acetylmuramate dehydrogenase; its protein translation is MKLLEQVPLAPLTTLQVGGPASYFVEARDLAEVREAVAFARDRGFPLFVLGGGSNLVVADRGFLGLVLKMAISGVEERDEGGKHVFEAGAGEDWDALVARAVARGCAGIECLSGIPGTVGGTPIQNVGAYGQEVSETITAVQVLDLEDGQVRELCNPACGFGYRSSLFNTTHRGRYLVLRVSFALTRGGPPRIEYADLKKFFAARARRPTLAETREAVRQIRHSKAMLIVPGDEDCRSAGSFFKNLLLDAAGFARLAGETARRGLQLPSFPGAEGRTKVPAAWLVEQAGFPRGYRRGPVGISGKHALAIVNRGGATAADILALKDAIQRRVAQEFGVELQTEPVFVGFGPQP